GTCGACGGCGCGTTTGCCGAGGTCGGGACGGGTAGCCAGGCGGGCGAGGACGCCGTTGGCCCGGGTCACCAGCTCCATGCCGCGAACGGGGTTCGCACTGGATCCCGTCAGCACGAGCCCGTCGACGTCCTCGGGGTGGCGGGAGGCGTACTCGGTCGCCACGTAGCCGCCCAGCGAGAGCCCGACCAGCACCGCGCTGCCGTCGGTCGCGGTCTCGATCGTCTCCGCGAGGCGGTCGATCGCTGGCTCCATCCGGAAGCTCTCGTCGGCGTACGCCCCGTGACCGGGGAGATCGAACGCGGCGACCCGGTACTCGTCGGCCAGCGCCCGACGCTGGGGGAGCCACATCGTTCGGGTGAACATCGCACCGTGGACGAACACGATCGCCTGTGCGTCCGCCGGTCCGTCGACGTCGATACTCTCTCGCTCGTGCCCGTCGCCAGATAACAACATCGTCGACGCTCGTACGACGAGAAGCAACTTAGTTCGCGGCCCGGCAGCGGCTCTCGAACGTCGTCGGTCCGACCGGTCGCCGCAGCCACACCCCCCTTCGTAAATCAATTACTGCGATATAAAATCGGAGCGGGCCAGTGGCTACCGGACCGATCGGAAGGAACACCGCCCGTGAACGGTCGTCCGGCCTTCGACGGCGCGGCGTCGATCGTCAGGAGGTCTCGGGATCCTCCGGATCGACCCGCGGCTCCGGATCGCTGTCGGCGACCGCGGTCGGCTCCGCGTCGACGCCGCGGCACTGCGAGCCGACGTCCTCGAGGGTCTCGGCGGCGTCCTCGCTCGACGTCGCTCGACCGGGACCGTTGGCCGACGACGACTCGAACTCGATCGATCGACCGTCCTCGAGGACGAGCCGTTCGGCCGCGCGTTCGCGAACGGCCGACGGTTCGAGCGTCCGCGTCTCGTCGGGGCCGGTTGCCATCGCGGGGGTCGCGGAGTCGCGATGGTCGGTCGCCGGCACGGGGCTCACGCGGGCGACGCTACCGTCGACGACGGCGACGACGCCGACCGTCTCGCCGTCGGCGGTTTCGACACGGTTCCCGACGTCGGCCTCCGTGAACGTCTCGCACATACGGCGACGGTATCGACGACCGAGAGAAGTGGCTGGTGCTTGCGACGGCTGGCTGGCGAGTGGTGGGTCGGACCTCGGGAGGCGGTTCGAACCTCGAGCGACGAAAAGTAAGCGTCGAAGACGGGACCGAAGCTATCGACGGGGCGACGTCAGTCGACTCGCCGCCACGACGGCGCCGTCTCGAGGGTCGCCACGGCGGCCTCGAGATCCAGCTCCGCGGCGCCGTAGAACCGCTCTCTCCCGACGGGCGTCCGGACTTTGAGCACGACAGTCGCGTCCGTCGCGCGAAAGATCGACAGTTTCCAGGGCGTTTCGGTGTCCTCCCACGTGCTCTGGAGCCGCGCCGCCTCGTCCTCGAGGACTCGAGATCCGAGCTCCCAGCTCAGCCGCGTCAGTCGCGGCACGTCCAGCGGAATCGCGGGCGGAAGTTCGACGGCGGCGTCGTCGACACTCGGGGAGTTACGGGTTGCCATACCTCACGAATTGAAGCTATTGATTAAAAAAGTAGCTATTCGCCGCTCGGAGGCAGGCTCGTCACAGTCCGAAGGAGAAAGTGTGCCGGCTGGCGGGTTCGAAGGGAGCAGCGAAAACGGGCTCTCGATCCGAGACTTACTCGGTGGCGGCCGAGACGTCGTCGGCCTCGCCGTCGGTTTCGGGCGTCGGCTCGCCGGTCGGTCGGACGAAC
This genomic window from Natronococcus occultus SP4 contains:
- a CDS encoding alpha/beta fold hydrolase gives rise to the protein MLLSGDGHERESIDVDGPADAQAIVFVHGAMFTRTMWLPQRRALADEYRVAAFDLPGHGAYADESFRMEPAIDRLAETIETATDGSAVLVGLSLGGYVATEYASRHPEDVDGLVLTGSSANPVRGMELVTRANGVLARLATRPDLGKRAVDWLATRWVRNRDLEPDVEQAIIEAGFYPKQFGDAGPDIAGVNFREKLSTYPGPTVIINGENDKIMRRGERKHAAAAQDARIEVFADVGHICNLHRPEAYNARLRNFVRQRVVPRQ